In one Heteronotia binoei isolate CCM8104 ecotype False Entrance Well chromosome 1, APGP_CSIRO_Hbin_v1, whole genome shotgun sequence genomic region, the following are encoded:
- the SERTAD2 gene encoding SERTA domain-containing protein 2, translating to MLGKGGKRKFDEHEDGLEGKEVSPADGPSKVSYTLQRQTIFNISVMKLYNHRPLTEPSLQKTVLINNMLRRIQEELKQEGSLRPVFITASQPTDPLGDNFREVQPAFSHLASPPVHPADSTSTTLLESCLTPASLLEDDTFCTSQTLPQDGPTKPPPPTTPPVKDSFSSALDEIEELCPSPTSAEAVVAATAAEMTASDNSKEESSESALQKPEGVQESRMNEPRLMDSLPGNFEITTSTGFLTDLTLDDILFADIDTSMYDFDPCTSAAGAASKMAPVSADDLLKTLAPYSSQPVTPNQPFKMDLTELDHIMEVLVGS from the coding sequence ATgttggggaaaggaggaaaacgGAAGTTTGATGAGCATGAAGATGGGCTGGAAGGCAAAGAGGTGTCACCTGCTGACGGTCCATCGAAGGTGTCGTACACCTTACAGCGCCAGACTATCTTCAACATTTCCGTTATGAAACTCTACAATCACCGGCCATTGACGGAGCCCAGCCTGCAAAAGACAGTTTTGATCAACAACATGCTGAGGCGAATCCAGGAGGAGCTCAAGCAGGAGGGCAGTTTGAGGCCTGTGTTCATCACCGCTTCACAGCCGACGGATCCTCTGGGAGACAACTTCCGAGAGGTCCAGCCCGCCTTTAGCCATTTGGCCTCCCCACCGGTCCATCCCGCTGACTCCACGAGCACTACGCTGTTGGAGTCTTGCCTCACCCCAGCTTCTCTCCTCGAGGATGACACTTTTTGCACTTCCCAGACTCTCCCCCAAGATGGGCCTACGAAGCCACCACCTCCAACGACCCCGCCAGTAAAGGACAGTTTCTCCTCAGCCTTGGACGAAATCGAGGAGCTCTGTCCATCACCTACCTCCGCTGAGGCAGTAGTAGCCGCAACAGCAGCAGAAATGACGGCGTCGGATAACTCTAAAGAGGAGTCCAGCGAATCCGCCCTTCAGAAGCCTGAGGGGGTACAGGAGAGCCGAATGAACGAACCTCGGCTCATGGATTCTTTACCAGGCAATTTTGAGATCACAACATCGACAGGTTTCCTCACAGACTTGACCTTGGATGATATTCTCTTTGCCGACATCGACACTTCTATGTACGATTTCGATCCTTGCACATCCGCTGCgggggctgcctccaaaatggcTCCCGTCTCCGCAGATGACCTCTTAAAAACTCTCGCCCCGTACAGTAGCCAACCGGTAACCCCCAATCAGCCTTTCAAAATGGACCTCACAGAACTGGATCACATCATGGAAGTGCTGGTTGGGTCTTAa